The genomic stretch TTTGTGGTGGTGTTGCCGTTTAGTGTTTCCTTGTAAACCATCAAATGCTGGCTTCCCTTGGCTGCAATTTGTGGAAGATGGGTGATATTGACTACCTGCATGGCTTGTGCCATCTGTGCGATTATTTCGCCCATCTTGTGGGCTATCTCGCCTGATATACCTGCGTCGATTTCATCAAAAACGATAGTCGGGAGATCAATGGCTTTTGCCATTTGTGCCTTTAGCGCAAGCATCAATCGTGACATTTCACCGCCCGATGCAACTCTGCCCATATCCAGTAGTGGCGAAGCCATATTTGCCGAGAAGAGAAAAGTTACCTTATCGCTTCCGGTTACAGTTGGCGCTGAATTAGCTTCAATTTCAATAGCTAGACGTGCATTGGGTATCCCTAACTTCTTGAGCATGTCCTCTGTTTTTGAGATGATCTGCTCCTTAATCCCATTACGGGCTTTGTTTAATTGAAGAGCGATCGCTCGAAACTTTAGTTCCTGTTCGGTCAGGTTGTCTTCGCTTTTCTTTAATTCTTCATCGCTGTTTAGAATCAGCAGCAATTCTTGTTCTAAATCGGATTGGATAGCAATTAGCTGATCTTCACTTTTGCATTTGTGTTTCTGCATCAGTGTATATAGTAAATCCATCCGTTGTTGAACGGTGATGAGCCGTTCTGGATTAATATCTTGGTGATCGTTGAGTAAGGTGATTTCTCTTGCAATATCTTTAACCTCGATTAGGCAGGAGTAAAGTCTTTCCGAGAGTTCGGGTAGGGCAGGAAGGTATTCTACCACTCGTTTCAAATACGCATCGGCTTCGGTAAGGGCTGGAATCCCAGAGATTTCTCCGCTCTCGCTATCAAGTGCGTTTTCCGCCGAGGTAAGGGCTGCTTTAATCTCTTCGGCGTGGGTTAGCTGTTTTATCTCTGCTTCCAGTTCGGTTAGTTCGCCTAATTTTAAACTCGCAGCAGCTAGCTGCTCTACCTGAAAACGAATATACTCTTCCTCCTCTTTTGCTCTTTCGCTTTCAGATTTTAGTCGTTGGTATGCTTTTTCTGCATCTAACATGCTGCGGTAAGCTGCTGCTGCCGTGTCAAGCAAAAGTGCATTACCAGCAATCGCATCAACCACTTTTTGTTGAAAAATGCTATTGGCGAGCGATAGGTTTTCGTGCTGCGAGTGAATGTCAATGAGTTGAAGGGAGAAGTCTCTAAGCGTTTGTAGCGTCACCGGAATCTCGTTTATGAAGGCTCGCGATTTTCCACTAGACGAGACTAAACGTCTTACTATGGTAATGTCGTCGTAGTCGAGATCGTTCTCTTCGAAGAACGGCGGTAACTTATAGGCTTTTATGTTGAAGTGTCCTTCAACAATACAATTATTTTCTCCCGATTTTATTATTGTTGAATCGGCTCTATTGCCAAGTAGAAGGGAAAGCCCTCCTAATAGAATTGATTTTCCGGCACCAGTTTCGCCCGTAATGGTACATAAGCCGCTTTCGAAGCTAATGTCTAGCTTGTCAATCAGGGCAAAATTTTCAATTCTCAGTTGCTGTAGCATGGCAATTCGGAGGGTTAAGGTTAATCCTGAGATTGCTCGTTTATCTTTTTGTAGGTGTCAACTCTGGTTGGGTCTACTTCTACAAGAATGTTGTATACACGTGTTTTTTCGCTTAGGAACGATTCCGAGAAAATATTTACGAGTTCCTCCGATTTTGCATCGAAAAATACTTGGAGTAGGAATAGGTATGGGTCTGGTTTTACGCGATATACTTTCTGAATCGATGTAAGAGCTTCGGCAATTTCTGCTCTACCATCAACGGTTTTGTCTGCCATTCTGTCGAGACCTTGCCTGTGGTAACGGTAGCTGACTTCCCGCATGGGCGAATACTTTTCATTCAGTAAATTTTCGATGAGCCAATACCTGTTTTTTCTCGACCCTTCATATGGTTTCCATCCTTTTTCTTGGGCATTTTGAGCATTGGTGACGATTTTTTCGGCCTTTAGGAAGTAGTCGGAGCCGCCTTTGAAGCTAAACGAGTCGTAATCAAGGCCAATAATTATGTATGCGTAGTAGGCCAGAACTGAAGTTAAGTTTGACTGAAAACTGTTAATATTGAACTCCAACTTGTCGAATTCGATATACTTAAAGTCGAGGTCGTTGTCGAGGAAGTTGAGCATTACCGTATTATAAGAACTACCGTAAACAGGACGACGCGACTGCACCTGTATGGTTCCTTTATATTGGTCGGATCCAATTTGGTCGGTTATATTTATTTGTATGTTGCAATCGATTCGCTCCTCCTGAGTGTAAACATGGTCGGTCCATGTGGAGTTATTCATGAACTCGTAAAGTGCAGTTTGGAGCGTTTGGAACGCTGTTCGGTTCGTTCCTTGTATCTTGGAGGAGTTTACTTGGATGTTGCACTTCAACTCTTGACCCGAAAGGTTCGACCCAAGGAGTAGGAATAGGACTAGCAATATAGAAAGGGGCTTGTTCATTTTCCTTCAGTTGGTTATTGTTGAATGTTGCAAATGGCATCAACGATATCGGTTGCTACCTCTTTTTTTGTTTTCAATTCGAATAGGAATTCCTCTCCAGTTTTAGAGTATATCTTAATTTTATTGGTGTCTTGGCCAAATCCAGCCCCAACATCTTGGAGGGAGTTTAGAACAATGAAGTCGAGGTTTTTGCGTTTAAGCTTAGTCTTTGCGTTGACTTCTTCATTATTTGTTTCTAAGGCAAATCCAACAACGATCTGGTTTTGTCGCTTAATCTTCCCCAGTTCGGCTGCAATATCGGTAGTTGGTGTAAGTTCGATGGTGTAGTTCTCTTTTTCGCGCTTAATTTTTTCGGATACAACTTTTACTGGAGTAAAATCGGCCACTGCTGCAGAAAGAACTGCTATGTCAACTTCGTGGAATTTAGATATGCATACCTTTGCCATTTCGGCAGCAGAAGTAATCTTGGTTACGCTGATGTTCGGATGAGCAATGGTTTCGTTGGTTGGACCAGAAATTAACTCCACTTGGGCGCCTCTTTCTGCCAGTTCGTAAGCAATAGCGAAGCCCATTTTCCCGGTGCTATGGTTTCCAATAAAGCGAACCGGATCGATTGCTTCGTAGGTTGGACCTGCGTTTACAAGACAGATTTTCCCGTTAAGCTTTTTTTTTAGATCGAAAAAGCGGCTAAGGTATGCCACGATTTGTTCTGGCTCTTCCATGCGTCCTTTACCAATAAGCCCACTGGCAAGTTCCCCTGCAGTTGGTTCAATAATATGGTTACCGTAGGAGCGAAGTTTCTGGATGTTGTTTTGGGTAGCCGCATGCTGGAACATGTCCAGATCCATTGCCGGAGCAACAAACACAGGGCATTTGGCCGAAAGATAGGTGGTAAGCAGCAGGTTATCGGCAATACCATTGGCCATTTTGCCCATGGTATTGGCCGTAGCCGGTGCAATAAGGTAGGCGTCGGCCCACATACCCAAGTCAACGTGGCTATTCCAATCACCATTCTCTGGGTTGAAGAAATC from Williamwhitmania taraxaci encodes the following:
- the recN gene encoding DNA repair protein RecN — protein: MLQQLRIENFALIDKLDISFESGLCTITGETGAGKSILLGGLSLLLGNRADSTIIKSGENNCIVEGHFNIKAYKLPPFFEENDLDYDDITIVRRLVSSSGKSRAFINEIPVTLQTLRDFSLQLIDIHSQHENLSLANSIFQQKVVDAIAGNALLLDTAAAAYRSMLDAEKAYQRLKSESERAKEEEEYIRFQVEQLAAASLKLGELTELEAEIKQLTHAEEIKAALTSAENALDSESGEISGIPALTEADAYLKRVVEYLPALPELSERLYSCLIEVKDIAREITLLNDHQDINPERLITVQQRMDLLYTLMQKHKCKSEDQLIAIQSDLEQELLLILNSDEELKKSEDNLTEQELKFRAIALQLNKARNGIKEQIISKTEDMLKKLGIPNARLAIEIEANSAPTVTGSDKVTFLFSANMASPLLDMGRVASGGEMSRLMLALKAQMAKAIDLPTIVFDEIDAGISGEIAHKMGEIIAQMAQAMQVVNITHLPQIAAKGSQHLMVYKETLNGNTTTKIKRLDSEERVVEIAKMLSGQKLSEAAMQNARELLAQ
- the porD gene encoding type IX secretion system protein PorD; the protein is MNKPLSILLVLFLLLGSNLSGQELKCNIQVNSSKIQGTNRTAFQTLQTALYEFMNNSTWTDHVYTQEERIDCNIQINITDQIGSDQYKGTIQVQSRRPVYGSSYNTVMLNFLDNDLDFKYIEFDKLEFNINSFQSNLTSVLAYYAYIIIGLDYDSFSFKGGSDYFLKAEKIVTNAQNAQEKGWKPYEGSRKNRYWLIENLLNEKYSPMREVSYRYHRQGLDRMADKTVDGRAEIAEALTSIQKVYRVKPDPYLFLLQVFFDAKSEELVNIFSESFLSEKTRVYNILVEVDPTRVDTYKKINEQSQD
- the coaBC gene encoding bifunctional phosphopantothenoylcysteine decarboxylase/phosphopantothenate--cysteine ligase CoaBC, whose translation is MLKGKHIIIGVTGSIAAYKAAHLIRLLKKEECEVKVIMTPLAKEFITPLTLATLAKSPILVDFFNPENGDWNSHVDLGMWADAYLIAPATANTMGKMANGIADNLLLTTYLSAKCPVFVAPAMDLDMFQHAATQNNIQKLRSYGNHIIEPTAGELASGLIGKGRMEEPEQIVAYLSRFFDLKKKLNGKICLVNAGPTYEAIDPVRFIGNHSTGKMGFAIAYELAERGAQVELISGPTNETIAHPNISVTKITSAAEMAKVCISKFHEVDIAVLSAAVADFTPVKVVSEKIKREKENYTIELTPTTDIAAELGKIKRQNQIVVGFALETNNEEVNAKTKLKRKNLDFIVLNSLQDVGAGFGQDTNKIKIYSKTGEEFLFELKTKKEVATDIVDAICNIQQ